One Bacteroidia bacterium genomic window carries:
- a CDS encoding 7-carboxy-7-deazaguanine synthase QueE, with amino-acid sequence MTHPIPASTAAKLPLMEAFYTIQGEGAFTGHAAYFIRLGGCDVGCVWCDVKESWDFDAHPYVAADAIADEAARHPARIAVITGGEPALHDLTELTAQLKARNFQVHIETSGSSPLHGHFDWITLSPKKFKFPIAEAYSAAHELKIIVFNKSDLKWAEQEATKVRPHCKLLLQPEWGKREQMMPLITQYVMANPQWHISLQVHKYLDIP; translated from the coding sequence GTGACCCATCCTATACCAGCATCCACAGCCGCCAAACTGCCGCTGATGGAAGCCTTTTACACCATACAGGGCGAAGGCGCCTTTACCGGCCATGCCGCCTATTTCATCAGGCTGGGAGGCTGCGATGTGGGCTGCGTTTGGTGTGATGTAAAGGAAAGCTGGGATTTTGATGCACATCCGTACGTGGCGGCAGATGCTATTGCAGATGAGGCCGCACGGCACCCGGCCAGAATTGCCGTAATAACTGGCGGTGAACCGGCACTTCACGACCTCACAGAACTTACAGCGCAACTCAAAGCCAGGAACTTTCAAGTCCACATCGAAACCTCCGGCTCCAGTCCGCTGCATGGCCATTTCGACTGGATCACACTTTCCCCCAAGAAATTCAAATTCCCGATAGCTGAAGCATATTCCGCAGCCCACGAGCTCAAGATCATCGTATTCAACAAATCAGACCTGAAATGGGCGGAACAAGAAGCCACCAAGGTCCGCCCCCACTGCAAGCTCCTCCTCCAGCCGGAATGGGGAAAACGCGAGCAGATGATGCCTCTCATCACTCAATACGTA